The Chitinispirillum alkaliphilum genome contains the following window.
CGAGCCAAACAGAGCGTTTGTATCTGATATCACTTATCTTTGGACAAGATCAGGTTGGGTGTACCTTGCTGTTATTATAAACCTCTATTCTCGTATGGTAGTGGGGTGGGATGTCAGCTCCTCTTTGGGTCATGAAGGGGTGCTTAGAGCGTTACGTAGCGTTGTTTGGCGCAGACATCCAAAAAAGGGTGCCCTATTTCACTCGGATCGAGGTATACAGTATGCATGCAAAGACTTCAGAGATTCCTTAGAATTCTTTGGATTTACACAGAGCATGAGCCGTAAAGGAAACTGTTGGGATAATGCAGTATCAGAGTCATTTTTCAGAAGTCTTAAAACAGAGTGGTATTATGGTAATGTTTTGAATGATATTAATCAGGTAAGGGAAGAGCTTTTTGAGTACATTGAAGATTATTACAACTGTCAAAGGCTACACTCAACCTTAGGGTATTTTTCACCAATGGAATTTGAGAAACTGAAAAAAGTAAAATGTGCATAATTAACTGTCTACTTTTTCAAGGCAACATCAAAACCTCTTAGGTATGAAGAAGAATACATTCTTGGTTTTTTTTCGGAAATAGCCTCTACTCTTTTCGAGAACGCGAAGCGCCCCATAATTGGAGATGTAACTATACATAAAGGTGACTCGCGAAGCTTGAGTCATATTGAAAATATCGCTTTTACACATGTTATAACTTCACCACCATATTCCAATCGCATAAGCTACATCCGCGAGCTTAGGCCATACATGTATTGGTTAGGTTTTCTTGAGGAAGCGAAAGATGCTGGAGAACTTGACTGGAAGGCCATAGGGGGCACCTGGGGAACTGCAACCAGCAAACTCAACACATGGTCAGCAGAAGCAAATGGCTTACCCGCACAGGTCTATGAAGTATGCAAAAAGATTGGTAGCACTGACAATAAAAATGCTTTTGTTCTTAGTAAGTATGTTTTGAAGTACTACTATGACATGCACTTGCATTTTGCTTCTCTGAAACGCCTTCTGGCAGATAATGCGAAGCTTGTTTACATTGTTGGTAATTCTACCTTTTACGGCGTCTCGGTCCCAGCAGAAGAGTTCTTAATGAGTTCTCTCAAAACATTGGGATATGATGACGTTAGAGCCAACATAATTAGGAAGCGGAACTGCAAAAAAGAACTTTTTGAATATTGTGTATCGGCCGTGTGGAAAAAAACTGAAGAAAACCCATTCCGGCCTATGCGGCAGGAGGAATCCATGACTGAACAACTCACACTCAAGCTTTAGTTGAATCTGCCGTGCAAGAAGACAAAACGGGGGCAAAAGACAAGAAAAAGTCAGAATGCCACCGCCAAAGAAAGCTTGAAATATGGTAGCTTGTCCGGTTTACAGCCTACAACAGGCGCATGGCGGGTCCGCTTCGCTCCCCCCAAATTTTGCTCCGTTTCACTGAGCAAAACTTCGCCATGTGCCGACTCGTTTTGTGCAATATATAGGTGTTAAGCTTATAAAACTAACACAAAAAACAGACACTCAAAAGGTGATAAAAAAAATGATAGTTCCGACAGAAAAGAATGTAAGATAAGATATGTTGAAATTACCAACGATAACCTTTCAGCCCGGGTAGGATTGAGCCTCGCGGCACGATACATTGATAATATCGGTATTATTTTCATGATAAAGAAGAATTCGGTCATTTACGTAAAAGCAGAAAGGGAGAATCAATCGGAGAATGCGCCCGCACCAATTCATGGTTTTTTGTATAGGTGGAACCAGGCATTCGGTTGCACGGTTCGATGAACTCAAAAAAGACCCGGAACATTGAACTTTGAGCTGCTGAGGACACTATCTACTGAATTTTTTATCATTTCCGGACAGTCATAAAAATGCCTAAATTCGTTTACAAACTACCAGGCATCGTTGTGAAATGTTCTAATAAACAAACCAATAATCTTTGATTTTAGCTACTCCTTTTCACTATTTGTCGCTGCTCTATATTCCATCTCTCTTATGTCTTCACAGCAAATCTTCTCACCAGTTCTCAAACATATGTAGGTTTCCCTGGATGGTCTCTTATGCACTTTAAAACCAGAGGCACGCAACATAGCCTCTATGGCAGAATGGTTCGGAGCCCACCAGTTTGTAGGATCACCATCAAGTTTGTGCTCAATAAATGCCATTCTTGGCCAACCATTCCTGATCATAACTTCCCGGCTGAACAAATCTATATCTTTAACATTTGGGTAAGTCTCTTTATCGGGTATGGTAAGAGTCTGAAATACCATCATATTGCTTGAAATCCTTGAAATTATATCGAGTGCAAGCATTGGGTAGCGCAGATGATAGAAAACCCCCATAAACCATACTAAATCATACATCTTGTTTTGATGAGCGAGGCTATAAATTTGCATCTGATAAAATCTTATTTTTTCCTCAAGATTAAATTTCCGGACAGCCCATTTAGCCTGCCTTAAGTAATGTTCATCCATGTCAATAGCAGTAACATCAGCACCTCTTAATGCAAGTTCTATTGAATAAAAACCTGCATTGCACCCAATATCGAGAACCTGTAACCCATTTAAATTTTTGGGGATATAAGGCTCAATCTCCTGCCATTTATACATGGGGAAATCTCCAAGGCTGTGTTCAGGTGCAGTCTGCGTTCCGTCTGGTAGATGTAAATTGTGAAACCATGGTCCCAGGTGTTTTATTTCTTCATCCGTTGCTCTCATTTTTTATTGCTCCTGTAGATCAAAAATGTCAGGTGAAATTGATGGTGCGAATAGATGAATTGTAAGTCTCAAGCTCAAGAATACTCACCGATCCGTTTTCAATAATTAAACCATGAGTGTTGCCAATGGGAATTCCACAGTAATAGGCAACAACACTCTTTATCGGATCGCTGTGGGAAATAATAGCTATGACCTCCCCAGAACTTTCCCGGCGCAACTTTTCTACCCCCTCTACCATTCTGCATTGAACAGTGATGATCATCTCTCCGCCAGGGATTTTGCTAAGGGCCCTGAATTTGTTATATCTGTCCCATAATCTGCTGTTACTCAACTCATCAAAACTTTTTCCACTCCACTCTCCATAAGAGATCTCCTGAAAGGAATTATCGAGGATAACGCTTTTACCCTGAGCTGAAGCTAT
Protein-coding sequences here:
- a CDS encoding integrase, yielding MYLAVIINLYSRMVVGWDVSSSLGHEGVLRALRSVVWRRHPKKGALFHSDRGIQYACKDFRDSLEFFGFTQSMSRKGNCWDNAVSESFFRSLKTEWYYGNVLNDINQVREELFEYIEDYYNCQRLHSTLGYFSPMEFEKLKKVKCA
- a CDS encoding Methyltransferase type 11 — protein: MRATDEEIKHLGPWFHNLHLPDGTQTAPEHSLGDFPMYKWQEIEPYIPKNLNGLQVLDIGCNAGFYSIELALRGADVTAIDMDEHYLRQAKWAVRKFNLEEKIRFYQMQIYSLAHQNKMYDLVWFMGVFYHLRYPMLALDIISRISSNMMVFQTLTIPDKETYPNVKDIDLFSREVMIRNGWPRMAFIEHKLDGDPTNWWAPNHSAIEAMLRASGFKVHKRPSRETYICLRTGEKICCEDIREMEYRAATNSEKE
- a CDS encoding Phosphoglycerate mutase family protein — its product is MSIFYLIRHGECDCGGKYLAGRSEIGLNERGVEQATRLAQKLKETRFDKIISSPIRRTRETAEIIASAQGKSVILDNSFQEISYGEWSGKSFDELSNSRLWDRYNKFRALSKIPGGEMIITVQCRMVEGVEKLRRESSGEVIAIISHSDPIKSVVAYYCGIPIGNTHGLIIENGSVSILELETYNSSIRTINFT
- a CDS encoding DNA methyltransferase, which gives rise to MSHIENIAFTHVITSPPYSNRISYIRELRPYMYWLGFLEEAKDAGELDWKAIGGTWGTATSKLNTWSAEANGLPAQVYEVCKKIGSTDNKNAFVLSKYVLKYYYDMHLHFASLKRLLADNAKLVYIVGNSTFYGVSVPAEEFLMSSLKTLGYDDVRANIIRKRNCKKELFEYCVSAVWKKTEENPFRPMRQEESMTEQLTLKL